aaaagtaaaatattttatgtgaatttgtttttaatttaaaagtttATTGCTTCATTATATCAGTGACAGAAAGGGAACAGTGTAGAGGTTAATCATCGGTTATACTGGTCTGGCCCACTGGAGATCAAACTGGGCTGCTTTCACGCATCTCACAGCTCATAAAATGCAGCAAGACTCACTTATCCATCGGATTTTCTGTTGATCCACTGTAGCCACTTGTTTGTAGTTCCTCCCGCCATTTTTTCAAAACTGAATTGATCCACTTTAAACCAACTATGAGATACCTGTGAGAGGAAAAGACAATTctaatttatttgtatttttgtaattatCCTGCAACACATTGTCTGTCTGTAATGATTCAACtgtactgcaaaaaaaaaaccttagttACAGCAGTTATACTCACTCTTCATATGGCTTTGTGAGGACTTTCTTAACCAAAGGAAAGAGGTCAACACAACAGCCAATGTTGATTCTGGGGGAATTCTCATCAATGCTGCAGAGAAAAATAGATTTAAATAACACTTACTCCTCTTGTAGGCAATGTTGATCAGatttttgaaatattctagTCCCTCACCTTTTACTTATGAGTGGGAGAAAATCAACAAACACGCCAATGTCTTGGATTCTGTACAAACACAGTGAAGTAACACTACTGTTGAAATTCCAGAAAAACTACTGTGTCACATTCATCAGACAGAAATTCTACACACTACATACCTCAAAAAATAAGTCAACAGCTCTCCGACATTTCTCTGCCACAGTGTTAAAGATACTTTGAGTCTCAGGTGTCTTCCAAACAGCACGTTAGTCATTGTGCTGTGATCCCTTGAGAGCTGAAAAACAGTGTTAGGTTCAGATTGTTTTATCTGCATATTAGTACCACAGTTATTCATTCAAACACTCACACAATATAGTCTGAATTGTGGCAGTATTTCTCACCTCTGTGAGTGCACTGTAGTCGGCTTGTTCAGAACCAGTTTTGCCAGTCTTGTGGTTATTATTGACATTTAGAGGGAACTCCCAGGGGTCCATGTCAAATATCTCCTGCTGCACATCCTGCATGCAGTTTATCTCATTCTCCTTGTTTGCAGCATCGTAAGTCTTCCCAGGCCCGAGCTGCTTCTTCCGAGTCACCGTCAGATGATGGGTCTTCCTCTTACATGATACCACCCGCTTCACTCTGCCTGGGTTGTTGCCGGAGCGGCTCACCGGGTACCTGAGCAGGGCGGAAAGTTCAAACAATCTGTTGAAAACCAAATCACATGATGCACTAGCTGTAATGTGACCACAACGCATGCAATGACCCACCTCTTTTTGTTGAACTCCTCGTTTCTGTCATAGTCCACCTGCAtgtgaaaatacattttgcataTAAGTTATAAGAGGTACAGCACACATAAACACCTTAGTGGTGTCACAGCTCAAGTTTCTAAggttatatttattatttcattcattcatgttgttttctgttttactttgaCACTCACATCTCCTCTCGCTTCagttcacttcctgcccctgtgtgttttccctcccttttgatgacttcacctgtgtctgattatCTGTGTGCCTTGTTGTCTTTCAGTGCCAGTTCGTCTTAGCTTCTTGTGTGTCCAGCTTTCCGGCCTTTTGTTTCCTTGTGtcctattcttatttttttggaTTTACTGTTGATTGACTCGGCCTCTGCCTCATCCCTATTGGTTTTGTTTACCTGAACTGTCTCCAGAGTCGTGTGTTTGAGTCCACTCTCACCTGGCGCACCAGTTGTTTCAAGTGTATGATAATAAGCAGGGTTGGGTATTAATGGATTACATTTAATTGAGATAAGTTcactaaataaataactaaaatcCACCTAGATTACATCTGAAACATTGTGTATTTATAGCTACATTGTCAAGGATTACTTGATAATATTTTTGATTCAGTCTTAAAAATAAGgcaatttaaatatattaaaaaatccatttaaaatgttttgagatGTTTAAAGAGTAAATAGAATATTTGTGGACTcaatttttgtgtttgtgcccATTATTTTCAGAATAAGGTGCAACACTTTCAATATTTGATTTTGAAATTACCCAAAGGCATCCTGGTTAGATTACCTTTTTTTGTAATTCAATGGATTACATTATTTATTACAAAATTTGCCATGTAATTTGTTTTCAGTGACTGACTACATTTCAAAGTCATATGACCCAACCCTGAATGTATCATCCAACTCACATCTTTAGAGTTTTTCCGATAAGGGTAGGTGACTCTGTACTGGGCTGCACCTTGCCCAAGATTTTGGTACTCTCCGTCTTCACTGTTGGAGTCCATTAGACCTGGAGACAGAGTGAGAACCCTTTTTAATCAGTCATAACACATGGTTAGACCTTATTAATACATTCAAATACAGACAGGCAGATGCCACTGTGATCAGGTCGAcacaataagataaaaacatgGTTTATAAATCTGTTATTCACAGCATTCAACACATCAGTCTTGTCCATTGTTCGTcaccacatacagtacaaattaAATGTATCGTTGAAACATAATTGGGCCATTATTGAGAGTGATACTTTTCTGAGATGTTTGCATTCACATCTTCCAGCAGACAAAAAAAGCATGTGCTTATCCAAACCTATTGGCacttttaaatgtatgcatTGCCCTCACTGTGACAACGTTatgaaaactaaacattttGTAGATATTAACACAAACAGAACTTATGAACTAAATGATTTCACTGATTGCAAGTCTACTTTTGTTATTTAATGTCTGACCTTTTCTACATAGACCGTACAATAAGATGCCTGAGGGATCGCCTTGCTGAGCATAAACATGCAATTACAACAAAAAATCACAACTACCCCATAGCTAGACATTTCAGTGAATTTCATAATGCCAATGATTCCCTATTACTCACGGAGGGCATTGAACACATTAAACCGAAACATGTTGGTTCATTTAATGATTTAGCCACTACAATATAGGCtttttaatatataatatttccTTTTGTTATGTCTTAAGTTGTTCAAAAAAAGTTTTGGCCTCCAGTGTTACAGATATCAACCTAAACGTATTAAAACACAACTTCCCACAATCCACGTGGGCATTGTTGCGCTTGTGTGCCGTGACGTACCAGGAAGTGCTACGGGGCCAAACAGCTAAGTTGAGTTGTGAGTGTTTTTAGCTTCTAAATTAACATTTAGCTAATTTATTCGGGTCAGACAATGTTTCACTTTTTGTAGAGCCTTATTCAGTATCTTTAAAATGTCCGTGTTGTTCATAGACAACATAAAAAGGCTGTTTATTGTGCGTAACGTTTTACGTAACTTATCGAAATAAAGCTAGTTAATAATAATGTAAGAATCCGCTTATAGCTAAGTTAGCTAAATAGACGAAAACAGCTATTAAACACGGTTTAAAAGTTACAATCAGGGGTGTAGGAAATAGTTTATAACATTTACAGTGGGTCATAACTGCGTTACAACACTCAACGTGACAGGAATTACTCAACCTAAATGGTGTAACGTTACTCACCTTGTTTCCCATTCCTAAGCAGAGACAGTGGAGTTAAAGCTTCCCTTTGATTCTTTAAGGCGACTGCCAGCTAGCTTACATCCGATTTCAACTGCTATTACCGCCCAGTAACAGAGAATAAAGCATCCTATTCATAATGCAGACTGTGCAGTGTGCACCCTCTAGCGACCATTGAGAGATTAATGGTGCAGATTTCAAAAGCAAACACTTTGTTAAAGCTGTGGTCCAGATTTGTGGTTTTAAGTCATCCCAGTCAGCTGAACTGGAGAGGCAGTTACCATAACTAATGCATGAGGACAGCTGGTAGTATTTTGGCTCAAATTAAACTTGCTTTTGCCTTCATGAGCCATGTGCCTTTACTCCGATCAGTGAGGCATATCAGCTATTTGCCTTTTCACTTTATTGACCTGAGGCAAGTTGTGGCTTGCAGGTTAATCTCTGCTGTACCTGAGCCCACTTTGTCTTCCCTGATTGcacaatgaaaaacaacatcagctgcttttgttgacagatCATCTCTTTCCGTGCTGTTCTCGCTGACTCTGCTGTTTTGGTTCTGCAGTTTCATCAGTTGGTTGCCTGATGCTAAGGTCCTCAGCAGAGACCAAAgcatagtcagtgtgtgtgtgtgtcgctgcCACTGACTGCTGTGTGAACTGGCACTGAGGTCAGGTAGGATATTTTAAAGCTGATCCACATTGATCCACTTGGTTTTATACCAATATTGTCATGTGATGTTTGGCATGAAAGCTTGTAACATCATGTGATTACAGTGTCAAGATTGTTTTAttctctgggtgtgtgtgtgtgttgctactTTAACCAGGCTGCTGTTCCTGCAGTCCACTGTGAAAATGGAGCCTGTCCGTGCTGCCTCTGCCTTGTTAAGCCTAGCACCCCTGTTGGTGCTTGGTGTTCCTCCCATATGGACTCAGCCAGAGCAGGTGCACCTCTCTTATCCAGGTAAGTGTTTTGAAATGTTCCCATCCCAGCTTCACGTGTTTTCATTCAGGGATACAATTTTCCGCTTGGTAATACAAAACAGCGCCCAGATCATATGGATTGCATATTTACAGATGCTTTGTACAAATCGCTCGATGATATATGGACTGAAAGCTCTGGTACATTTAAGCAGCAGAACATTTTGTTATTGTTCTGCAGCTCAAAAACAAGTTCACTGAAGTTCAGATTCACTGTTAGTGATCttgatattttaaaaagtctgtAGGCCCCATGTAAATGATCTATACTGCATGGTATGAAGCAGTGACCCCTAAATTGAAACACATATGGTCACGAACTTCCCATTTGATAAGATTTTACCTCAGGGATCCTCCATCTGAAATGAGATATGAGACCAGAATTCTCTAGTTTTCAACcacagttgaggagataaccGTGGAAGAAGTGAAACCTATGATCAGAATAGTCTTGTGACTCTCACTCACCTAAGGATCACTTCTCTGGTGAGTTAAACCGTAATAATAAATGATTCCCCATTTTCCTGGGGACTCCCTGGAACTCCTTAAAGGACCCctgttgagaaccactggtctaaagcTTGGTGCAGGTCCATTGAGGGTCTGTCTTTCTCCACCTTTTATTGTCAAGTTAATAACTCAAGTTTGTagtttgctgcttaaatgtcccacGACATTTGCTGCATTGACATTTCTTCTCTTACTGCATTACTCAGCAGAAAACGGCTCGCTTCTCCAATTTGCCAAATTCGCTACGTGAACAGCAGAGCGCCATGTACAGGcacacctggcttttaaagTGAATGGGAGATGACACTCTGGTTGAATTCATGTAAATCCCAAAACACAGCCATGATTAATTAAGAGACTAAATACAGCCCCTTTGCCCCTTGTGCCTTGCTTTATGCCCAACCTATGTGCCGTTTAACCAGCAGAAGAAGAGTTGGACACTCCCTAAATGCACTTGCGGCATGCACTTTAGACCAATGGTTCCCAACTtgtgggtcgcggtccaaatGTGGGTCCTGGgctcattctgaatggaccagaAGTGGCTCATAAAAAGGGTTagtttataaaaaaacacactttatttttaagtaccgcaaatttctgacacagagctttaattttgaagttctgtttcctgctgtagagtgagtgactaatggatagctacttgacagagacagcaaactagcttgttGATATGGCCAAACGCTAGTATGACGCTGAAAGTATTGAAGTGTGGGGACCTTTAACTAATGACTAAGCAGAAATCTGGACTCCAagactggaccagttgggaaccactgctgtagtCCACGTGCTATAGATTGTTAAATAGGTCCCTATGTGTTTCATGTAATGCAGGTAATTCAGTGGCTGAAAGGCCTTGATAAAACTTTAAGTATATTTGCGGCAACAGAAACATGTCCTGATGAAGTGCCCTGTTGCTCTGAAACTACCTGTGCACACTCTGTAAGTCATTTAGGTCAAAGGCGCCAAATAATTGCCTTAACTGCCATACATAATGTTACCCTTGGTTCACACAGAGTCTGTGCAGCATAAATGTTCTTTCGTTCATTCCCCATGAAGGTGAAACGTGGTAGTCATTACATGCGTTGATGTCTTGATGAAATGAGTACCTGGCCAGTTGTCAGCTTATCTCAGCTCTCTGATGGTTATATCACGCTGGCGGCAAGATCAAAAGCATCAGTCATATGCGGTCAGCCTTTTCATAAGCATCACTTGGCTTTTAAAGGTGCATCAGTAAGTGAATCCAGTTGTTCTGTCAGATCAGTCTACATCACAGTTCAAATAATTGGGCTTTTCTTCACAGGAGAGCCAGGTTCTATGGTGGTGACCTGGACCACCTTCAACAAGACAGACAGCAAGGTGGAGTACGGCCTTCTGGGCGGTCGGCTCTTTGACATGACTGCCAAAGGTGATGCAACTTTGTTTGTGGActcaggagaggagaagagaaagatGTACATCCACAGAGTCACTCTCACAGACCTCAAACCTGCTGCTACTTATGGTATGTGGAGGTTAAATATGACTGACTTTAATAACATAACTCATGTGAAAGATTTCTTCTTGTACTGTGCACTTTCAGTCTACCACTGTGGGAGCGATGACGGCTGGAGCGATGTGTTTTCCTTCACTGCTCTGAATGACAGCACAAGCTTTAGCCCCAGGTTTGCTTTGTATGGTGACCTGGGCAATGAGAACCCTCAGTCTCTGGCTCGACTGCAAAAGGAGACGCAGCTTGGCATGTACGATGTCATCCTGCACATAGGTAAGCTCCACACTGATAGAAATATTACAGTAATTTGCACCATGAAAACTGTGAAGAGGCATTAAGTTTTATCGGCTGTTGTCTCAGACATTAGTCATCTGCGGATACCTGGCACAGCTTGCAACAGAGTGTAGGAGcataaatcaaatcaagtaAGCTAGCTGAGCCATTCCAACAGAAATGCCTAATGACGAGGTAAGGTATCATGATGGTGATTACTGTAATCAGCATAATAATACCTATTTGTCATTTGTATGCTTTGCTTTTGAACAATATGAGTTGAATGATGGTCACTAGCTTGTTCCATCACTTGTGGGGAGTTAAATCTAAACAGATAATGGGTCTGTGTTGTGCCAAAATGTGTTCGCCCAAAAATCTGATTGGATCCCTGGCTGTCTAGTTTTTGCGCCCATCTTGATTTAAGGGAAAACAACAGAACAGTATCATTTGTCTTTTCCTTTGTTGTCTTTTAAACTGAAACATGGAGTTAAACACTGTTTTACAGCCACTTTACAAGGTTGGAGAGAATATATATCTTTGATTGCCTCACAAAGCAAGATTGCGTTATTTGTTTGAAGCTAACCATAGTCCACTAGTCAGTTATGGAAGGTATAGTGTGACATTGTGGGAAATGTTtgatgaggattttttttctcattaaaggTTTTAAGGCTttaacataaaattgaaattgaaaattgcTGCCACTCTCATgactagcttagcttagcatgaagactggaagcagggggaaacagctaacGTGGCTCTGTCAAAAGGTCTAGCATCTCTAAAGTTCCAGCATGTAACTCCAAGTAAAACCCCAAATTGTTGTTTGTACATTTCAATTTATGtacagaataaacaaacaagatgtaacatgttaattagtgagtttTAGCAGTGCTTGTCAGCAGGTCTATTTGTCTTCAttcagagccaggctagctgtttaccCCTGTTTCCAGACTTTATGCTAAGTTAATCATACTGCTTACTGGCTCTAGCTTAATATTTCGCTTACAAACGTGAGAGTCTGTCTCATCTAAGTCTCTGCAAAAAAGAGATTAAGCTCGTTTCCCAAGCGGAAACCTCCTGGGCTGaataatgaagccaacatggaagtaccaaaaactgcagttcctcgaatggccacttgaggctggctccattgctgctccagggatgatgtgATATTTTTCGTCAGGTAGCATTGCAtctcgtcaaaaagcctatgggatttttccattggatctTGTATTATTGCcagaaataagctctgtggcaaacaaacgtatgattattgaagcctaaatgcaatcgccagaagtaaaaagctaacgttaggctataaacgaacTACACTACAGTCGCATGACTTAAcatcaccaccataacaagaccGTAAAGCTGTGTTGGCGCGACGTGATGATGTTCTGCAGACTCATTTAGCCACTTACTAGAAACCACCTTTTTGAGACACATAGAAGCTTCAAAATTTACGAGTGGGCTttttactgacgtattttatatCGGacaacaaaacgtgaaagtctcttcagcttgtgttaaccacagaccttatttcagacatctaactAAAACcacattcaaaaaacccaaTGACCtcaagatgagggaaccaggagtgggaaaatgctaactcattcctGGGCTCATTGGGACTTAGTCCTGGCGGACTCCACAGTCCCCCATTTTAAAATGCCTGACTTTTCAGCAAAAATAAACGTGTGCAGCCTGGCACAAAGAACAggtttggtctctatagctaatttcccccttaaTGTAACTGTATGGGGTTTGAATTTTTTATCTAGCTCACCCGGTTAAATTTTAATAAGGCTTAAAGTTCGGCACAAATAAAGGCATGGCcgctttgactgacaggctgtctgcaagatATCACCACAGTGTATGAGTCAGATCTACTCGCTCCTCGCTCCTCCATAGcaccaccctctcatccaaatacaGTCACTTCTAGtttcaaaaatccaagatgacaacagctaaaatgccaaacttgaggctttaaaacgggggtccacaaaccaatggatgcCGTCATGGTAGCCTTGTCCATTATTTGTGGTCTTtggcatttcccaaaatgttgaattattcctttaagtgCATTATCCCTATAATAAAGAAGTAAACACAACTTTTTTGggggaaactcattttggcacAGTGCACCAATAGTCAACAGTCTTAAAAACACTTTAAGGATTCATTCTAatctgtagattttttttttttttttttacaggggACTTTGCCTACGATATGGATGAGGTATTTTACTCTTCTGTCTTTTCAATGTCATGATCACACTTGTGCCCAGTTAAGTTCACTGACAGCAGATTTCTTTCGTCAATAGCGTATATTCTTAAAGCCACTCTGATATTCCACTAATTCCACAATGACAGATGAGATAAGCCACTTTACCTTCCTCCAGTGCCCCCGTCCCAAGCCTCACCACGATTTATTATCAGTGCACATGAAGGCTCTCAGCTGTGGTTGAGACACACAGCTAATGATTAGCATTACTGTGAAATGCCTTAAGCCTGCGGTGAAAGACGAGAGTCAGGGTCATGTCGCCCAAGTATTTCTTGAATGAAATCAGCGCCATTTGAAACCACAAATCTTAAGTCTCAATAACATATTTGCTCATCTGAAAACCTCCCCTAGCTGTCATCTGTAATATTTAGCGGACATAGCCTTGTCTCGGATGCTAATATCATTTTTCCTG
This Epinephelus lanceolatus isolate andai-2023 chromosome 15, ASM4190304v1, whole genome shotgun sequence DNA region includes the following protein-coding sequences:
- the LOC117267090 gene encoding KATNB1-like protein 1; this encodes MDSNSEDGEYQNLGQGAAQYRVTYPYRKNSKDVDYDRNEEFNKKRYPVSRSGNNPGRVKRVVSCKRKTHHLTVTRKKQLGPGKTYDAANKENEINCMQDVQQEIFDMDPWEFPLNVNNNHKTGKTGSEQADYSALTELSRDHSTMTNVLFGRHLRLKVSLTLWQRNVGELLTYFLRIQDIGVFVDFLPLISKSIDENSPRINIGCCVDLFPLVKKVLTKPYEEYLIVGLKWINSVLKKWREELQTSGYSGSTENPMDKNFQAFNQQLLELWYQEPSLKSVPGTAGDMAKVIDSFLSQLT